A DNA window from Litorivicinus lipolyticus contains the following coding sequences:
- a CDS encoding RDD family protein has translation MTTSEIDPKRPALGPATWFGRLAAGLYDAFILLAIWLLLGSVVTFAFGGTPDPRVVQLVCMAAAWALFGYLWTKTGRTLGMQAWHLRLESQTGGLMTWKQATSRFAWMMLFNGGFWLGAILLGTGQVALGGALMVTGLVAFASAYGQPDRRTWYDRASGTRLVRVAKVKST, from the coding sequence ATGACCACCTCCGAAATCGATCCAAAACGCCCGGCCCTAGGTCCTGCCACGTGGTTCGGACGACTGGCCGCGGGCCTTTACGATGCTTTTATTTTACTGGCGATTTGGTTGCTGCTGGGGTCAGTCGTGACCTTTGCCTTTGGCGGCACACCGGACCCGCGGGTGGTACAACTGGTTTGCATGGCGGCGGCCTGGGCACTGTTTGGCTATCTGTGGACCAAAACCGGTCGCACCCTGGGCATGCAAGCCTGGCATTTGCGCCTGGAAAGCCAAACCGGCGGCCTCATGACCTGGAAACAGGCGACCAGCCGCTTTGCTTGGATGATGCTGTTCAACGGTGGCTTTTGGCTCGGCGCTATTTTGCTGGGGACGGGACAAGTCGCCCTTGGCGGCGCGCTGATGGTGACGGGGCTGGTGGCCTTTGCCAGCGCCTATGGCCAACCCGATCGCCGCACTTGGTATGACCGCGCCAGCGGCACCCGGCTGGTCCGCGTAGCCAAGGTCAAAAGCACCTAA
- a CDS encoding GGDEF domain-containing protein produces MRLYAKFLAILIPCFLCLAGIGLWYEHRTATSVNTDDLTQRIGALTGRVATAMVRHNAADNPSLANDLLAPLGHEPSVVCAEYTSALRLIASYPRGLGCRNAQFDQVTDVELGEGVSLRIAMTESLIKGAVGRQLQQSTLTFLGTLLLAVISASIGFRLIVGRRLERLNQAMTVSTETRKRQSLADDSGDEIGRIVATYNQLIRAENELEEKLRRTNLQLNESSQRDPLTGLYNRLFAQRNLDPLPNPTPPDTGFIALLDIDHFKRVNDTHGHEAGDTVLKAVANRLNACVRDDAVVIRWGGEEFLIAFPNVNPEIGPMLASRLLNSIRQNPIALAGGEGLSITASLGFVPCCLSPERDLKTAVEWADRALYLAKGNGRDRACVLWSDRDSNGELLDAQLKHGDITWVSGAAIDRRDDRNPSDRPLSA; encoded by the coding sequence ATGCGGCTTTACGCAAAATTCCTGGCGATTCTGATTCCCTGCTTTTTGTGCCTGGCCGGGATCGGGCTGTGGTACGAACACCGCACCGCCACGTCGGTCAACACGGATGACTTGACCCAACGTATCGGCGCCCTGACCGGCCGCGTCGCCACCGCCATGGTGCGCCACAACGCGGCCGACAACCCGAGCCTGGCCAACGACTTACTGGCCCCGCTGGGCCATGAACCCAGCGTGGTGTGCGCCGAATACACCTCGGCGCTGCGCTTAATCGCCAGCTACCCGCGCGGACTGGGCTGTCGCAACGCCCAATTTGACCAGGTCACCGATGTCGAGTTGGGCGAAGGGGTATCGCTGCGCATTGCCATGACCGAAAGCCTGATCAAAGGCGCGGTCGGGCGCCAATTGCAACAAAGCACGCTGACATTTTTAGGCACATTACTACTGGCCGTGATCAGTGCATCCATCGGTTTTCGGCTGATCGTCGGGCGCCGCTTGGAACGCTTAAACCAGGCTATGACGGTCTCGACTGAAACCCGCAAGCGCCAATCGCTGGCCGACGATTCCGGCGACGAAATCGGGCGCATCGTAGCCACCTACAACCAGTTGATCCGCGCCGAAAACGAATTGGAAGAAAAGCTACGCCGGACCAACTTGCAGCTCAACGAGAGCAGCCAACGTGACCCGCTGACCGGCCTTTACAACCGATTATTCGCCCAGCGCAACTTGGATCCATTGCCAAACCCGACGCCGCCCGACACCGGGTTTATTGCGTTATTGGACATCGATCACTTCAAACGCGTCAACGACACCCACGGCCACGAAGCGGGTGACACGGTGTTAAAAGCCGTGGCCAACCGCCTTAACGCCTGTGTGCGTGACGACGCCGTGGTAATTCGCTGGGGCGGTGAGGAATTTTTAATTGCGTTCCCCAACGTCAATCCCGAAATCGGGCCCATGCTGGCGTCACGGCTACTCAATTCAATTCGCCAAAACCCTATTGCGTTGGCCGGCGGCGAGGGGCTGTCGATCACGGCATCATTGGGGTTTGTGCCCTGTTGCTTGTCGCCCGAACGGGACTTGAAGACCGCCGTTGAGTGGGCGGACCGGGCACTGTATTTGGCCAAGGGCAATGGCCGCGACCGCGCTTGTGTACTGTGGAGCGACCGCGATTCGAATGGCGAATTATTGGATGCGCAACTAAAACACGGCGACATCACCTGGGTATCGGGTGCTGCCATTGATCGCCGCGACGATCGTAATCCAAGCGATCGGCCGCTATCGGCGTAG
- the queA gene encoding tRNA preQ1(34) S-adenosylmethionine ribosyltransferase-isomerase QueA — protein sequence MQKSDFHFELPEAQIAAEPLADRSASRLLHLNDAGIAHRQFTDLVSQLEPNDLLVLNNTRVLPARLFATKSTGGKAEVMLERRLANGDWRAFVKSSKTPKPGATLTVADGFTIDLLARDGDLFVIRLCGDDPMGQLQTHGHMPLPPYIKRADTEADRARYQTVFAKNEGAVAAPTAGLHFTPELLDAIRARGVDTAEVTLHVGAGTFLPMREDDVKKHVMHSEWFECPAVTADKINATRARGGRVIAVGTTVVRTLESVAAQTGSIQAHAGDTSIFIYPGFEWQVIDAMVTNFHLPESTLLMLVSAFAGTDAVLAAYNEAVAEGYRFFSYGDAMLLERAGG from the coding sequence ATGCAAAAATCTGATTTCCATTTTGAACTGCCCGAGGCGCAAATCGCCGCGGAGCCCTTGGCCGATCGCAGTGCCAGTCGTTTGCTGCACTTAAACGACGCGGGCATCGCGCACCGCCAGTTCACCGATTTGGTGTCGCAGCTAGAGCCGAATGATCTGTTGGTGCTGAACAACACTCGGGTGTTGCCGGCGCGGCTGTTTGCGACTAAATCTACCGGCGGCAAGGCCGAAGTCATGCTGGAGCGCCGCCTGGCCAACGGCGATTGGCGCGCGTTTGTTAAAAGTTCAAAAACGCCCAAGCCCGGGGCGACCTTGACGGTCGCGGACGGATTTACGATTGATTTGTTGGCCCGCGATGGCGATTTGTTCGTGATTCGTTTGTGCGGCGACGATCCCATGGGACAGCTTCAAACTCATGGGCACATGCCGCTGCCGCCGTACATTAAGCGCGCCGACACCGAGGCCGATCGGGCGCGCTATCAAACCGTGTTCGCGAAAAACGAAGGCGCGGTGGCGGCGCCCACCGCGGGGCTGCATTTCACACCAGAACTGTTGGATGCGATCCGCGCGCGCGGCGTTGATACCGCCGAGGTGACCTTGCACGTCGGGGCCGGGACCTTTTTGCCGATGCGCGAAGACGACGTGAAAAAGCACGTCATGCATTCAGAGTGGTTCGAGTGCCCGGCCGTCACCGCCGATAAAATCAACGCGACCCGTGCCCGCGGCGGCCGAGTCATTGCGGTCGGCACCACGGTCGTGCGCACGCTGGAATCGGTCGCCGCCCAAACTGGATCGATCCAAGCCCATGCCGGCGACACCAGCATCTTTATTTACCCGGGGTTCGAGTGGCAGGTGATCGACGCCATGGTCACCAACTTTCACTTGCCCGAAAGCACGCTGCTGATGCTGGTGTCGGCCTTTGCCGGCACCGACGCGGTGTTGGCGGCCTATAACGAGGCGGTCGCCGAGGGCTATCGGTTCTTTAGCTACGGCGACGCCATGCTGCTGGAACGGGCCGGCGGATAA
- the tgt gene encoding tRNA guanosine(34) transglycosylase Tgt translates to MKFELLATDGLARRGRLTFPRGPIDTPAFMPVGTYGTVKGLTPEQVASTGAQVLLGNTFHLMLRPGAQVMRDHGGLHGFMNWDKPILTDSGGFQVFSLGDTRKITEQGVHFQNPVDGSKVFLGPEESMQMQRALGSDIVMIFDECTPYPATHAEAKTSMELSLRWAKRSKDAHGDNPGALFGIVQGGMFEDLREQSLEALVDMDFDGYAIGGLSVGEPKDEMFKVMSHTAPLLPDDHPRYVMGVGKPEDLVEGVRRGVDMFDCVMPSRNARNGHLFVDGGVVKIKNAKHRGSTEPLDASCDCYTCTNYSVGYLYHLYKCGEILASTLGTLHNIHHYQTLMAGLRGAIETGSLASFVDDFYGKRQLPTPTL, encoded by the coding sequence TTGAAATTTGAACTGCTGGCGACCGATGGCTTGGCCCGTCGCGGCCGTTTGACCTTTCCGCGCGGCCCGATCGATACCCCGGCGTTTATGCCCGTGGGTACCTACGGCACGGTCAAGGGCTTGACCCCCGAACAGGTCGCCTCGACTGGCGCACAGGTGCTGCTGGGCAACACATTTCACCTGATGTTGCGCCCCGGCGCCCAAGTCATGCGTGACCACGGCGGGTTGCATGGGTTTATGAACTGGGACAAACCCATTCTGACCGACAGCGGTGGATTTCAGGTGTTCAGCCTGGGTGATACGCGAAAAATCACCGAACAGGGTGTGCACTTCCAAAACCCGGTTGACGGCTCGAAAGTGTTTCTGGGCCCCGAAGAAAGCATGCAAATGCAGCGCGCGCTGGGCAGTGACATCGTCATGATTTTTGACGAGTGCACGCCGTATCCGGCGACCCACGCCGAAGCCAAAACCAGCATGGAGTTGTCCCTGCGCTGGGCCAAGCGTAGCAAGGACGCCCATGGCGATAACCCGGGTGCGCTGTTTGGCATCGTCCAGGGCGGCATGTTTGAAGACTTGCGCGAGCAAAGCCTGGAAGCCTTGGTTGACATGGATTTTGACGGCTACGCGATTGGCGGGTTGTCGGTCGGCGAACCCAAGGATGAAATGTTCAAGGTCATGTCGCACACCGCGCCGCTGTTGCCCGACGATCACCCGCGCTATGTCATGGGCGTCGGCAAACCCGAGGACCTGGTCGAAGGGGTTCGCCGCGGCGTTGATATGTTCGATTGCGTGATGCCCAGCCGCAATGCCCGCAACGGCCACTTGTTCGTCGATGGCGGCGTGGTCAAGATCAAAAACGCCAAGCACCGCGGCTCGACCGAACCCTTGGACGCCAGCTGTGACTGCTATACCTGCACCAATTACAGCGTCGGCTATTTGTATCACCTGTATAAATGTGGCGAGATTTTGGCCTCGACCCTTGGAACTTTGCACAACATCCACCATTACCAAACGCTGATGGCGGGATTGCGAGGTGCCATCGAGACCGGTAGCCTCGCCAGCTTCGTTGATGATTTCTATGGAAAGCGGCAACTGCCGACGCCCACCCTTTAA
- the yajC gene encoding preprotein translocase subunit YajC: MDFLIPMAHAADAPAAAPAWINFGMLAIFIAIFYFLLWRPQQKRAKEHRELVGTLAKGDEVVTGGGVAGTVVKVNDDYAIVELSEGNEVVVQKQAIATTLPKGTLKDIRK; this comes from the coding sequence ATGGACTTTTTGATTCCCATGGCGCACGCCGCCGACGCACCCGCAGCCGCACCGGCATGGATTAACTTCGGCATGTTGGCGATCTTTATCGCGATCTTTTACTTCCTGCTGTGGCGTCCGCAGCAAAAACGCGCCAAAGAGCACCGCGAATTGGTCGGTACATTGGCCAAGGGTGACGAAGTCGTGACCGGCGGCGGCGTTGCCGGCACCGTGGTCAAGGTCAATGATGACTACGCGATTGTTGAATTGTCCGAGGGCAACGAAGTCGTCGTGCAAAAGCAAGCGATCGCCACCACGCTGCCCAAGGGCACGTTGAAAGACATTCGCAAGTAA
- the secD gene encoding protein translocase subunit SecD, which yields MNRFPLWKNTLIAALLAIGFLYAAPNLFPDDAAIQLAGSRGSVVVDQVILDRADRALADAGITPKSSAFEGSLPIIRLNDAEAQLQAKAVVQQALGDDYLVALNLAETTPDWLAGLGAGPMKLGLDLRGGVHFLMEVDLETAIAQRLDVYSGEIKRILREDRIRYRAIDVDKDGTLSVRFRDADVRDAGETRLRTQYAGEFTYRSDDDGDDFFVRLNLAEARVSELEANAVEQNLTTLRNRVNELGVSEPLVQRQGKGRILIQLPGVQDTAAAKRILGATANLDFRLEAQADARSSETETFKFRSEPRSAIIERDVIVTGSQVAGASASFDENGRPQVNIDLDGPGGRAMNRVTRDSVGRRMAVLFIEYRVANRYVDKPDGTVETIRERKVEKSIISLATIQSALGNSFRITGLDSPQEASELALLLRAGALAAPIYFVEERTVGPSLGAANIAAGTLSVMAGLALVVLFMLVYYKMFGLIANVALGLNLVMLVSIMSMLSATLTLPGIAGIVLTVGMAVDANVLIFSRIKEERARGMNPQQAIKGGFDRAFVTILDANLTTLIVAVILFAVGTGPVQGFAVTLSVGIITSMFTAIWVTRALVNLVYGNRAGLQRLSI from the coding sequence ATGAATCGATTCCCGCTTTGGAAAAACACCCTGATCGCCGCGCTGTTGGCGATTGGTTTCTTGTACGCCGCACCTAATCTGTTTCCCGACGATGCGGCGATCCAGTTGGCGGGGTCACGCGGCAGCGTGGTCGTCGATCAGGTGATCTTGGATCGTGCCGACCGGGCACTGGCCGACGCCGGCATCACGCCCAAGTCGTCCGCGTTCGAAGGCAGCTTACCGATCATTCGCCTGAATGACGCCGAGGCCCAATTGCAGGCCAAGGCGGTGGTCCAGCAAGCGCTGGGCGACGACTATTTGGTCGCGTTGAACCTGGCCGAAACTACCCCGGACTGGCTGGCGGGGTTGGGTGCGGGCCCGATGAAGCTCGGTTTGGATTTGCGCGGTGGTGTGCACTTTTTGATGGAAGTGGACTTGGAAACCGCGATTGCTCAGCGCTTGGATGTGTATTCCGGTGAGATCAAACGCATTTTGCGCGAAGACCGCATCCGCTACCGCGCGATTGACGTTGATAAGGACGGCACCTTGTCGGTGCGGTTTCGTGACGCCGACGTGCGTGACGCCGGTGAAACGCGCCTGCGCACCCAGTACGCGGGCGAATTCACCTACCGTTCGGACGACGACGGGGATGATTTCTTTGTTCGGTTGAACCTGGCCGAGGCCCGGGTGTCGGAATTGGAAGCCAACGCGGTGGAGCAAAACCTGACCACGCTGCGTAACCGGGTCAACGAATTAGGCGTGTCCGAGCCGCTGGTCCAGCGCCAGGGCAAGGGTCGTATCTTGATCCAATTACCCGGAGTCCAGGACACCGCCGCGGCCAAGCGCATTTTGGGCGCGACCGCGAACTTGGATTTCCGCCTGGAAGCCCAAGCGGACGCTCGCTCCAGTGAAACCGAAACCTTTAAATTTCGTAGCGAACCGCGCAGCGCCATTATTGAGCGCGACGTGATCGTCACCGGCTCGCAAGTGGCCGGTGCCAGTGCCAGCTTTGACGAGAACGGTCGTCCCCAGGTCAATATTGATCTTGACGGCCCGGGCGGCCGTGCCATGAATCGGGTGACCCGTGATTCGGTGGGACGGCGCATGGCGGTGCTGTTTATTGAATACCGCGTGGCCAATCGCTATGTCGACAAACCCGACGGCACGGTCGAGACCATCCGCGAACGCAAAGTTGAAAAATCAATTATCAGCCTGGCAACCATTCAATCCGCACTGGGCAACAGTTTCCGGATTACCGGATTGGACAGTCCCCAAGAAGCCAGCGAGCTGGCGCTATTGCTGCGTGCCGGTGCCTTGGCGGCGCCGATCTATTTCGTTGAAGAGCGTACCGTGGGGCCTTCTTTGGGGGCCGCGAACATCGCCGCCGGTACGCTGTCGGTGATGGCCGGGTTGGCGCTGGTGGTGCTGTTTATGCTGGTGTACTACAAAATGTTTGGCCTAATTGCCAACGTGGCGCTGGGTTTGAACCTGGTGATGCTGGTGTCGATTATGTCGATGTTGTCGGCCACGCTGACATTGCCGGGTATTGCCGGGATCGTACTGACTGTGGGCATGGCGGTGGACGCGAACGTGCTGATATTCAGCCGCATTAAGGAAGAGCGCGCGCGCGGCATGAACCCGCAGCAAGCGATCAAGGGTGGGTTTGATCGCGCCTTTGTGACCATTTTGGACGCCAACCTGACGACCTTGATCGTCGCGGTGATTTTGTTCGCGGTCGGCACCGGCCCGGTCCAGGGCTTCGCGGTAACGCTGAGTGTCGGCATCATCACGTCAATGTTTACCGCTATTTGGGTGACCCGCGCCCTCGTTAACTTGGTTTACGGCAACCGCGCTGGCTTACAGCGCTTGTCGATTTAA
- the secF gene encoding protein translocase subunit SecF yields MKTLSIDFMGQRKVAGILSIVVLLVSLGSIATKGLSFGLDFTGGALVEVEYERPADLEATRTLLVGAGFPDPVVQNFGTDTDVLIRLQQDNSATLGDEIVRTLNDAGLNVTLLRSEFVGAQVGDELRDQGGLGLLLALLVVMAYVALRFQIKFSVGAVSALAHDVIIVIGVFSLLGWDFDLTVLAAVLAVIGYSLNDTIVVSDRIRENFRTVRNGDSLSIINLSINQTLGRTLVTSLTTALVLICLLVLGGELIRGFSAALLIGVAVGTYSSIYVAANALILMNISRDDLIPKAVDDGDEMP; encoded by the coding sequence ATGAAAACGCTCTCGATTGATTTCATGGGCCAGCGCAAAGTCGCCGGCATCCTTAGCATCGTGGTGTTGCTGGTGTCGCTGGGCAGCATCGCTACCAAAGGGCTGAGCTTTGGCCTGGACTTCACCGGCGGGGCGCTGGTGGAAGTTGAATACGAACGCCCGGCGGATTTGGAGGCGACCCGAACGTTATTGGTCGGTGCCGGCTTCCCGGATCCGGTGGTGCAAAACTTCGGCACCGACACGGATGTCTTGATTCGCTTGCAGCAAGACAACAGCGCGACCTTGGGCGATGAAATCGTCCGGACTCTGAATGATGCGGGCTTGAACGTGACGTTGTTGCGCTCTGAGTTTGTCGGCGCCCAGGTCGGCGACGAGTTACGTGACCAGGGCGGCTTGGGCTTGCTGTTGGCCTTGCTGGTGGTGATGGCGTACGTGGCACTGCGATTCCAAATCAAATTCAGTGTCGGCGCGGTCAGCGCGTTGGCTCACGACGTGATTATCGTGATTGGGGTGTTCAGTCTGCTGGGTTGGGACTTCGATTTGACCGTTTTAGCAGCTGTTTTGGCGGTGATTGGTTACTCGCTGAACGATACGATTGTGGTCAGTGACCGCATTCGGGAAAATTTTCGCACCGTTCGAAACGGGGACTCGCTTTCGATCATTAACCTGAGTATCAACCAGACCCTGGGACGCACCTTGGTGACCTCGTTAACCACCGCACTGGTTCTCATCTGTTTACTGGTACTAGGCGGCGAATTGATCCGCGGGTTTAGTGCGGCGCTGTTGATCGGTGTTGCGGTGGGCACCTACTCGTCGATTTACGTGGCCGCTAATGCGTTGATATTGATGAATATTTCCCGTGATGACCTGATTCCGAAGGCGGTCGACGACGGCGACGAGATGCCCTAG
- a CDS encoding porin: MKKIIALAVAAAAMPAMAAVTVSGDLEMRLTSADNKSMSASYDDSDFAITATSELNNGMVVTGKVAIDDVAGAAGTNADVAGDVEFHIAGAFGKLSLGEVDSASQMFDEKAEVNPIGVGDAGSNSSSTMQVTYTLPTLAEGLSVAVSASVSNASTDTLDDVASSAVGIQYSVAGFTIGAGMDSMGDNNKDKSSFGASYAVNGFYVGVQSGKNNTAGEDDFRAMGASYTMGNLTLGAESYDDGSVADSGSTSFAAKYNLGGGAAVYVDLVNKDVANSDSTVVGLTYAF; the protein is encoded by the coding sequence ATGAAAAAAATTATCGCTTTGGCAGTAGCTGCAGCAGCTATGCCCGCAATGGCAGCAGTAACCGTTTCTGGTGATCTGGAAATGCGTTTGACTAGTGCTGACAACAAATCAATGTCTGCAAGCTACGACGACTCAGACTTCGCAATCACTGCGACCAGCGAATTGAACAACGGCATGGTTGTCACTGGTAAAGTTGCAATCGATGACGTTGCTGGTGCGGCTGGCACAAACGCTGATGTGGCTGGTGACGTTGAGTTTCACATCGCTGGTGCTTTCGGCAAGCTGAGCTTGGGTGAAGTCGATTCAGCCTCACAGATGTTTGACGAAAAGGCAGAAGTTAACCCGATCGGTGTTGGCGATGCTGGTTCGAACAGCAGCTCAACAATGCAGGTTACTTACACTCTGCCTACTTTAGCTGAAGGCTTGAGCGTTGCAGTATCTGCGAGCGTAAGCAATGCAAGCACAGACACACTGGACGACGTTGCTTCTAGCGCTGTCGGCATTCAGTACTCTGTAGCTGGTTTCACTATCGGTGCAGGCATGGACAGCATGGGTGACAACAACAAAGACAAGAGCTCATTCGGCGCGTCATACGCAGTGAACGGGTTTTACGTTGGTGTCCAGTCTGGCAAAAACAATACAGCTGGCGAAGACGACTTCCGAGCAATGGGCGCAAGCTACACCATGGGTAACCTGACTTTGGGTGCTGAGTCTTACGACGATGGTTCAGTTGCGGATAGCGGCTCTACTTCATTCGCAGCCAAGTACAACTTGGGTGGCGGAGCAGCAGTTTACGTTGACTTGGTCAACAAAGACGTTGCAAACAGCGACAGCACTGTTGTTGGTTTGACTTACGCATTCTAA
- a CDS encoding inositol monophosphatase family protein: protein MTPAANLALRVAHRVGDTLVRQLDRTFQKNDAPLDDAALAEFRDFIVALAKEELSQAHPGDTVTASIKDTTDGYSWLVSLSGEDSLRRGLPEFSLAITRFEKGSAVGVAIYSPMRQEQFTAGKGSGAGFQGRRVRGTGITRAEGAYGAVFGVNAPFLAGTLSTGDTLRDLALAATNRVDLAIAYDLDAELKAPLALLFAEAGHLMGDRVGGPYHAQGSDLIAAPAKCFRTLIPELKALNA, encoded by the coding sequence ATGACCCCAGCAGCGAATTTAGCATTGCGGGTTGCCCATCGCGTGGGCGACACCTTGGTGCGACAACTAGATCGAACCTTTCAAAAAAACGATGCCCCGTTGGACGACGCGGCGCTGGCGGAGTTCCGTGACTTCATTGTGGCCCTGGCCAAAGAAGAACTCAGCCAAGCACACCCCGGTGACACCGTCACCGCATCAATCAAAGACACCACCGACGGCTACAGCTGGCTGGTCAGCCTAAGTGGCGAAGACAGCCTGCGCCGCGGCCTACCCGAATTCAGCTTGGCGATCACGCGCTTTGAAAAAGGCAGCGCGGTCGGCGTCGCCATTTACAGCCCCATGCGCCAAGAGCAGTTCACCGCCGGCAAGGGCAGTGGCGCCGGGTTCCAAGGGCGTCGCGTGCGCGGCACCGGCATCACCCGTGCCGAAGGTGCCTATGGCGCCGTGTTTGGCGTCAACGCGCCCTTCCTGGCCGGCACACTGAGCACCGGGGACACCCTGCGTGATTTGGCCCTGGCGGCGACTAACCGCGTCGATCTGGCCATTGCCTACGACTTGGATGCCGAACTGAAAGCACCCTTGGCGCTGTTGTTCGCCGAAGCCGGCCATTTGATGGGCGATCGTGTTGGCGGCCCCTACCACGCCCAAGGTAGCGATTTGATCGCGGCACCGGCAAAATGCTTCCGTACCTTGATCCCTGAATTGAAGGCACTGAACGCATGA
- a CDS encoding helix-turn-helix domain-containing protein, with protein MNPATVDDDTQGIGRATELHRAFQRLTQVEKEAFMTLIVRPSKPAAMTWHGYDEAFARLDDEYISITEAAEYLAVSVTTLRRHIKAGNLVTDKRVGRNRMFRIGQVKTFDAARKQTKI; from the coding sequence ATGAACCCTGCAACGGTTGACGACGACACACAGGGTATCGGCCGAGCCACCGAACTTCACCGCGCGTTCCAGCGTCTGACACAGGTCGAAAAAGAAGCCTTCATGACGCTGATCGTGCGGCCAAGCAAACCGGCCGCTATGACCTGGCACGGTTATGATGAAGCCTTCGCCAGGCTGGACGACGAGTACATCTCGATCACCGAAGCTGCCGAGTATCTAGCCGTATCCGTCACCACACTTCGTCGCCACATCAAGGCGGGCAACCTGGTGACCGACAAACGGGTTGGACGCAACCGAATGTTCCGCATCGGCCAAGTCAAAACCTTTGACGCGGCGCGCAAGCAAACCAAAATCTAG
- a CDS encoding RNA methyltransferase has protein sequence MSTPHSPDEFLDRVRVVLLHTTHPGNIGAAARAMKTMGLRHLVLVKPKIFPSDIAVARSSHADDILDAAVVVETLDQAIGDCHFVVGTGDRTRTVPWPLFRPREMAEHARALPSSQSIAVVFGREDIGMTNDQMMQCNAQVQIPANPDYSSLNLGSAVQVLAYELRMAALGDDGQTAGRRDWDEAPATQADFERLVTHWQQSYLNAEFLDPNNPKAAMTRISRLLARAELDQIEVNILRGMLSTLDKWVARAKAGD, from the coding sequence ATGAGCACTCCCCACAGCCCCGATGAATTCTTGGACCGCGTGCGCGTGGTGCTATTGCATACGACCCATCCGGGCAACATTGGCGCCGCCGCTCGTGCCATGAAAACCATGGGGCTGCGTCATCTGGTGTTGGTCAAACCCAAGATTTTCCCATCGGACATTGCGGTCGCCCGTTCTAGCCACGCCGACGACATTTTGGACGCTGCCGTGGTGGTCGAAACGCTGGATCAAGCCATCGGCGACTGCCACTTTGTGGTGGGTACTGGGGATCGCACGCGGACCGTGCCCTGGCCGTTATTCAGGCCTCGGGAAATGGCCGAGCACGCCCGTGCGTTGCCGTCATCGCAGTCGATTGCGGTGGTGTTTGGCCGCGAAGACATCGGCATGACCAACGACCAGATGATGCAATGCAACGCCCAGGTCCAAATACCGGCCAACCCGGATTACAGCAGCCTGAACCTTGGCAGTGCCGTCCAAGTGTTGGCCTACGAGCTGCGGATGGCGGCGCTGGGTGACGACGGGCAAACGGCGGGGCGCCGGGATTGGGACGAAGCCCCCGCGACCCAGGCGGATTTCGAGCGGTTGGTGACGCATTGGCAACAAAGCTACCTGAACGCTGAATTTTTGGACCCGAACAACCCCAAGGCGGCGATGACCCGGATCAGCCGGTTGCTGGCCCGGGCCGAATTGGACCAGATCGAGGTCAACATTTTGCGCGGCATGCTATCGACCCTGGACAAGTGGGTAGCACGCGCCAAGGCAGGGGATTAA
- the cysE gene encoding serine O-acetyltransferase, with product MLNRLKEDIAAVFDRDPAVKSTLEVLTCYPGMRAIWIHRVSHRLYVANWPVVARMLSGVGRFLSGVEIHPGATIGRRFFIDHGMGIVIGETAIIGDDVTIYHGVTLGGTTWNKGKRHPTLEDGVVIGAGAKVLGPFTVGQGARIGSNSVVTKAVPPGATVTGIPGRVLVREVDDAREAMQSKHGFDMYGVTEEMPDPVARSIRALLDQTHAMESKMDAMGQQLCKLDPSFCDDKLPQLDSDAFSGMGDKG from the coding sequence ATGCTGAATCGACTAAAAGAAGATATCGCCGCGGTTTTTGACCGCGATCCCGCTGTTAAATCGACGTTGGAAGTGTTGACCTGTTACCCGGGCATGCGCGCGATTTGGATCCATCGCGTCAGCCATCGGCTGTACGTCGCCAATTGGCCGGTGGTGGCGCGCATGCTGTCAGGGGTGGGGCGCTTTTTGAGTGGCGTTGAAATTCACCCGGGCGCGACCATTGGGCGGCGTTTTTTCATCGACCACGGCATGGGCATCGTGATCGGTGAAACTGCGATCATCGGCGACGACGTCACGATTTATCATGGCGTCACGTTGGGCGGGACGACCTGGAACAAGGGCAAGCGTCACCCGACCTTGGAAGACGGCGTGGTGATCGGCGCCGGCGCTAAAGTATTGGGGCCGTTCACGGTCGGGCAGGGCGCGCGTATCGGCTCGAACTCGGTGGTCACCAAGGCGGTGCCGCCGGGTGCCACGGTGACCGGTATCCCCGGCCGCGTATTGGTCCGCGAAGTCGACGATGCTCGCGAGGCGATGCAGTCAAAACACGGCTTTGACATGTACGGCGTGACCGAAGAAATGCCCGATCCCGTGGCCCGCTCGATCCGGGCGCTGTTGGATCAAACCCATGCCATGGAGTCGAAAATGGACGCCATGGGCCAGCAACTGTGCAAGTTGGATCCGAGTTTTTGTGACGACAAGTTGCCGCAACTGGATTCCGATGCGTTCAGCGGAATGGGCGATAAGGGCTAG